A stretch of DNA from Bremerella alba:
GCCAAGTACCAGCGTGGCAAAGGGAGCGTCGACGAATACCTCGAGCAAACGGCGATCGCCAACCCGCACGTCACGCTGCATTACATCGACCCCAGCGGCCATCAAAAAACGTATCGCCGTTCAACCGACGTCTTGCCACCGGAAGCAGCCGAAATCAAGCCGCATCCTTACGGCGTGGAACTCGGCCGGCTCGTTTCGCTGTGTAAGGAATCGACCGAGTCGAGCCTGTCCGGCTTTCTGACCACCTCGTTTTCTCGCGTCAGCCCATCCATTGCCAAGCAGATCTGCGACAAGGCCAAGCTCAGCACGCGAATGCGGGTTAAACGCATCGATCGCGATCACGCCGAGCAGCTGTACAAGGCAATTCAAGACACCAAGATCTCCAACCCCACGACCGACTGCATCGTGCCGATCGGGGAAGAGCAGCTTCTCAAAGGTCTGCATAGCGTCGTCCCGGCTGAGTTCTACGCGGCGGCTACGCGTCCGCCGGCCGTTTATCGCGGCAATCCCTTCCAGATCGAAGTCGCTTTGGCCTACGGCGGCAATGTGGAAACACAGAAGATCACCAAGGAACTACTCACAGAACTGCTGTACGAAACGGATGCCCGGACGGTACGTCAGTTTCTGATCCTGACGTTCAATGGCCTGGGCCCGGATGCGGCCGACAAGATCATCAAGCAGTCGAAAGTCGGCACGCGGAAAAGCCCCAACAAGCTCAAGCCGAAAGAGATCGACCACCTCTTCGAGGCAATGCAGAACATCAACGTCAACGAAGGCCAGACGATGCAGGTCTATCGGTACGCCAACCGCGTGCCGCTGCAGTTTCAGCATGGCGATTGTGCGATCACTAAGACGCTTGCCCAAACCAATTGGCGTTCGTACGGCCTTTCGCAGTCGCGCGGCAACTTGCCCAGCGGCCCGATCACCATCATGGTGCACATCGCCAGCGTGTGGGTTCCTTTCACCAACCAGGCCAAGGAAGCCGTTGCCAGCTACGACGACATTCAAAAGGAAATGCGGCTCGCGCTGCAAACCGTTGGGCGAAAGCTGGGCATGTTCCTCCGCCGCCGCATGAAGGTGAAGCAGCAAGCCGACCGCCGCAGTATCTTCCGCCGTTACCTCGGCGAAGTCGCCCAGGCCGTCAGCGACATCAACGGTACCGACAAAGACCTGATCTACGATCAACTGCTGGAAGTCGCCAAGAAGAAGACCGCCGAAGCCGACATGGTCATGGACGAAAGCGGCAAGGCCGTCGACCCCACCCAGGCCAACTACGGCGGCGGCGTGCTCATCGTCGATAAAGACGACGACGAAATGCTGGCCGAGATGCTCAACCGCCCGGCCGAAGCCGAACCCAACGCCAGCCCCGACGAGTCAACCCAAGGCGAGCAAGGCGAACTGTTCGACGAAGACGAATCGGACGACGACGAGTAATCGCGTGAATGCAGGGAAATACACGACGGTACGTTGGCTATCTCTTCGCCCGGTAGGGGCCGCAGATAACAGCCGAGGACGTGAGCCATCGGCACTACACGTTCTCCGCCGTCGGATGCACCCATTCGCCGCGGTATTCCCGAGCCAATAGCCCGTTCGCCTCGTCGTCTTGCTTGACCTTGCCCGCCTGCACATCCCACGTCAAACTTCGGCCTAGCTGCTGCGATAGGTTTGCCAGAATGCAGCTGGCCGTCGAGATGTGCCCCTCTTCAATATCGGCCACGGGGCGGGTGCGATCTTCGACTGCTTTCAGGAAGTCGCGCTGATGGGCCCGGTTCGCCGCGGCCACGTGTTGCTCGAGGTCCTTTTCGTGCTCATCCTCGGGGTACTTATCCCATTCGGTTTGGGGCTTGCCGCTGAGGGTGGCTTCCTTTTTCCCTTTAGGGAAGAATTCGTATTTGTTCACGCTCGCTTTGAGCGTTCCCTTGTCG
This window harbors:
- a CDS encoding DNA topoisomerase VI subunit B, which encodes MSEGATTTANGSAKRKKSAPRRATAESMATKQREISVSEFFAKNRHMLGFDNPRKALLTTIKEAVDNSLDACEEAGILPEIWVHVEQTGESRYKAAIQDNGPGILKKQIPLIFGKLLYGSKFHRLRMSRGQQGIGISAAGMYAILTTGKPIKIVSKTGLKKPAHYYELRIDTKVNKPEILNGKGDGEDIPPGEKGDQYIQDHGIEWVTHHDPETPDASPKPIASGTRVTLDLEAKYQRGKGSVDEYLEQTAIANPHVTLHYIDPSGHQKTYRRSTDVLPPEAAEIKPHPYGVELGRLVSLCKESTESSLSGFLTTSFSRVSPSIAKQICDKAKLSTRMRVKRIDRDHAEQLYKAIQDTKISNPTTDCIVPIGEEQLLKGLHSVVPAEFYAAATRPPAVYRGNPFQIEVALAYGGNVETQKITKELLTELLYETDARTVRQFLILTFNGLGPDAADKIIKQSKVGTRKSPNKLKPKEIDHLFEAMQNINVNEGQTMQVYRYANRVPLQFQHGDCAITKTLAQTNWRSYGLSQSRGNLPSGPITIMVHIASVWVPFTNQAKEAVASYDDIQKEMRLALQTVGRKLGMFLRRRMKVKQQADRRSIFRRYLGEVAQAVSDINGTDKDLIYDQLLEVAKKKTAEADMVMDESGKAVDPTQANYGGGVLIVDKDDDEMLAEMLNRPAEAEPNASPDESTQGEQGELFDEDESDDDE